The sequence below is a genomic window from Thalassobaculum sp. OXR-137.
CTACGGCCGGTCCAGCGGGTTCTGCATCGACCCGATCGAGAAGAAGCCGCTCAACCACTTCCTGCCGGGCACGCCGGTGCTGTCCTTCGGCACGGCGGGCTGCAACCTCGCCTGCAACTTCTGTCAGAACCACGACATCTCCAAGAGCCGGGAGATGGACGCTATGCAGGCCGAGGCGCAGCCGGAGGCGCTGGCCGCCACCGCCGCGCGGCTAGGCTGCCGGTCGGTGGCCTTCACCTATAACGACCCGGTCATCTTCCACGAATACGCCGAGGACGTAGCCCAGGCCTGCCACGAACGCGGAATCAAGAACGTCGCGGTGACGGCCGGTTACATCACCGAGCGGGCGCGCGCGGATTTCTTCCGCCACGTGGATGCCGCCAATGTGGACCTGAAAGCCTTCACCGAGCGATTCTACCGCGACGTCACCAAGAGCGAGTTGGCCGTGGTCCTGGAGACGCTCGAGTACCTGGTCCACGAGACCGATGTCTGGGTCGAGATCACCAATCTCCTCATCCCCGGCGAGAACGACGGCGAGGCGGAGCTTGAGGCGATGACCCAGTGGGTGGTCGACCGGCTCGGCCCGGACGTGCCGATGCATTTCTCCGCCTTCCATCCCGACTACCGCATGCTGGACAAGCAGCGCACGCCGTTCGCGACCCTGGCCATGGCCCGGCGGATCGCCCGCAAGAACGGGGTGCGGCACGCCTATACCGGCAATGTCCACGACGTCAGCCGGCAGTCGAGCTACTGCCATACCTGCGGCGACCGGGTGATCGAGCGCGACTGGTACGAACTCGGCGCCTGGAAGCTGGACGCGGCCGGCGCC
It includes:
- the amrS gene encoding AmmeMemoRadiSam system radical SAM enzyme → MTHTTPTLSETRPPALSGKGPIVPTTHWRMLGDGRVQCEMCPRYCKLKEGARGLCFVRARQGDAVVLTTYGRSSGFCIDPIEKKPLNHFLPGTPVLSFGTAGCNLACNFCQNHDISKSREMDAMQAEAQPEALAATAARLGCRSVAFTYNDPVIFHEYAEDVAQACHERGIKNVAVTAGYITERARADFFRHVDAANVDLKAFTERFYRDVTKSELAVVLETLEYLVHETDVWVEITNLLIPGENDGEAELEAMTQWVVDRLGPDVPMHFSAFHPDYRMLDKQRTPFATLAMARRIARKNGVRHAYTGNVHDVSRQSSYCHTCGDRVIERDWYELGAWKLDAAGACTGCGTRLPGVFDGPPGVWGRKRLPVSIG